In Colletotrichum higginsianum IMI 349063 chromosome 1, whole genome shotgun sequence, one genomic interval encodes:
- a CDS encoding Ankyrin repeat protein: MVGFSSAAITSTCDDISHRAVSTSAELDGLLKAIDHGSTAAQHLISFSAKLDQFRDTTERLRTCLDGASAISPGLRNALTISLQPCADAAAVVDKQIRRLDPGNVTGLNADVILQHESYHMANTRLFAQFVQVIQMPTVAQQDSKLSAPDGHRLLETAVETSQIVLTRSDILQVTEESSNLAIRSAANAGGAQDMADTVDTADVPPPDYPTGKSGKGKSKATGQFFSSISSSFKAMTAGLRAKPEPMVIAMCQAAKSGDVGHLKGFVSQGVNINGQNEEGYTPLICAIRANQIQAVEFLLNSGADRSAKDSFSGKKKPPLFHAAECGLVPVAELLINEGADIKERSWSGQPFFIEVANSDRLDIIKLFLVRGCDPNTAAISGRTIFIHAVQAGSLPHMKLLQEFGADVNARDITGQPTLHMALGQNRMDMISFLLEHGADPNAMDLTGSTMIVSALHRKKYDLVKLLLTRGADPNVTGIMGKGVLWTMLQNKDMEEGIKVDLVRALLQRGANPNEVDNWGESIMSLVITLGNTELLRTFLTHGGNPNKKIKDDTFLLYAIGQGRHEDAKLLLTHGADANAADGKGRTPLGEAIQSNSHALVLTLLTFGADVNKMASIRPLTMARLLQNPELTQLLIERGAQAPEPPKQEVMPSSPSSHGRQDTSSRRHSRPGREGAEMPPPYTEASVPEVAAAVGSPGSGRKLV; this comes from the exons ATGGTGGgcttctcctccgccgcgaTAACGTCGACCTGTGACGACATCTCCCACCGAGCCGTCTCGACAtcggccgagctcgacggcctgctcAAGGCCATTGACCACGGGAGCACCGCGGCCCAGCACCTGATCTCATTCTCCGCAAAGCTCGACCAGTTCAGAGACACCACGGAACGGCTCCGGACGTGCCTCGACGGCGCGTCAGCCATCTCGCCGGGCCTGCGGAATGCCCTTACCATTTCCCTCCAGCCATGcgcggacgcggcggcggtcgtggACAAGCAGATCCGTAGGCTCGACCCGGGAAACGTGACGGGCCTCAACGCCGATGTGATCCTGCAACATGAGAGCTATCACATGGCGAACACCCGCCTATTCGCACAGTTCGTCCAAGTAATCCAGAT GCCCACGGTTGCCCAGCAGGACTCCAAGCTCTCAGCGCCCGACGGGCACCGGCTACTGGAAACGGCCGTGGAAACATCTCAGATCGTCCTCACGCGCAGCGACATCCTTCAAGTCACGGAAGAGTCCAGCAACTTGGCCATCAGGAGTGCGGCAAACGCAGGAGGGGCCCAGGACATGGCGGACACGGTGGACACTGCGGATGTACCCCCGCCGGACTATCCCACGGGCAAAAGTGGCAAGGGGAAAAGCAAGGCCACCGGCCAGTTCTTCTCGTCCATCTCCAGCTCCTTCAAGGCAATGACGGCCGGTTTGCGGGCCAAGCCAGAGCCCATGGTCATCGCCATGTGTCAAGCTGCAAAGAGCGGTGACGTGGGACATCTCAAGGGCTTCGTCTCGCAAGGGGTCAACATCAACGGCCAGAACGAGGAAGGGTACACGCCTCTCATCTGCGCCATCCGCGCCAACCAAatccaggccgtcgagttTCTCCTCAATTCGGGGGCCGACCGATCAGCAAAAGACTCGTTCAgcgggaagaagaagccgccgcTGTTCCACGCCGCCGAGTGCGGCCTCGTGCCGGTTGCCGAGCTGCTCATCAACGAAGGCGCGGACATCAAGGAGCGCTCGTGGTCGGGCCAGCCCTTCTTCATCGAGGTTGCCAACAGCGACCGGCTGGACATCATCAAGCTCTTCCTGGTACGGGGGTGCGACCCCAACACCGCGGCCATCAGCGGGCGCACCATCTTCATCCACGCCGTCCAGGCCGGGAGCCTTCCGCACATGAAGCTCCTGCAGGAgttcggcgccgacgtgaACGCCCGCGACATCACCGGCCAGCCAACGCTGCACATGGCCCTGGGCCAGAACCGCATGGACATGATCTCCTTTCTCCTGGAGCACGGCGCGGACCCCAACGCCATGGATCTGACCGGCAGCACCATGATCGTCTCGGCGTTGCACAGGAAGAAGtacgacctcgtcaagctGCTCCTCACCCGGGGCGCCGACCCGAACGTCACGGGCATCATGGGCAAAGGCGTCCTGTGGACGATGCTGCAGAACAAGGACATGGAGGAAGGCATCaaggtcgacctcgtccgcgcGCTCCTGCAGCGGGGGGCCAACCCCAACGAGGTCGACAACTGGGGGGAGTCCATCATGAGCCTGGTCATCACGCTCGGCAACACCGAGCTCCTCCGGACGTTCCTCACGCACGGCGGCAACCCGaacaagaagatcaaggacGACACGTTCCTCCTTTACGCCATCGGCCAGGGGCGGCACGAGGACGCGAAGCTGCTCCTGACGCACGGCGCGGACGCCAAcgcggccgacggcaagggcaGGACGCCGCTCGGCGAGGCTATCCAGTCCAACAGCCACGCCCTGGTGCTCACGCTGCTCACATTCGGCGCGGACGTCAACAAGATGGCGAGCATCCGGCCGCTGACGATGGCGCGGCTGCTGCAGAACCCGGAACTCACCCAGTTGCTGATAGAACGGGGAGCCCAGGCTCCCGAGCCGCCGAAGCAGGAGGTCATGCCGTCTTCACCATCGAGTCATGGCCGTCAGGACACTAGCTCCAGACGTCACAGTCGTCCAGGACGTGAGGGGGCAgagatgccgccgccgtacaCGGAAGCCAGCGTTCCCGAggtagcggcggcggtgggatCTCCAGGGAGCGGGCGAAAGCTGGTCTAG
- a CDS encoding Duf967 domain protein — MTQKVWTRRFPAGFGLEKSLKAVRNPSAAPSAIPSPTRDVEALKEDGDSFTLSSFTYEDAFELGHLLHARLLPFALVEGKPTLISIALANSQQVLFQTAVGPGTLPDNETWVQRKRNAVLRWGCSTWLLHNKLGGDEQLFASKWGMSAEQAGEYAIHGGGVPIRVPGVEGVVAVVVVSGLKQDQDHGVIMDVIKNNWE; from the exons ATGACGCAGAAAGTCTGGACCCGCCGTTTCcccgccggcttcggcttgGAAAAGTCCCTCAAGGCCGTCCGCAACCCCAGCGCCGCTCCCTCCGCCATCCCGTCTCCGACTCGCGAC GTCGAGGCCCTcaaggaggacggcgactcATTCACCCTCTCGTCCTTCACGTACGAAGACGccttcgagctcggccaccTCCTGCACGCgcgcctcctccccttcgccctcgtcgagggcaagccCACGCTCAtctccatcgccctcgccaacaGCCAGCAGGTCCTCTTCCAGACCGCCGTCGGCCCCGGCACGCTCCCCGACAACGAGACGTGGGTGCAGCGCAAGCGCAACGCCGTGCTGCGGTGGGGGTGCAGCACCTGGCTGCTCCACAAcaagctcggcggcgacgagcagctCTTCGCCTCGAAGTGGGGCATGAgcgccgagcaggccggcgagtACGCcatccacggcggcggcgtccccATCCGCGTCCCCGGAGTCGAGGGCGtggttgctgttgttgtcgtGAGCGGCCTGAAGCAGGACCAGGACCACGGCGTGATCATGGACGTCATCAAGAACAACTGGGAATGA